From a single Phragmites australis chromosome 7, lpPhrAust1.1, whole genome shotgun sequence genomic region:
- the LOC133923642 gene encoding uncharacterized protein LOC133923642, with protein MAGDEWRCRRHPALPLGGVCPHCLRDRLLRLCPDCACPRHCPCPCASSPSSSSSAAFGSELGRVHSLIERERRVARSRSVAASAVGDDQSRPKSRVWGWVSFRKPAAAAACRDVEEEYDDAVALARSRSVSAAAAHANGASKAGVWGRLIPGKIKALHHQKSSAR; from the coding sequence ATGGCCGGCGACGAGTGGCGCTGCCGGAGGCACCCGGCCCTGCCCTTGGGCGGCGTGTGCCCGCACTGCCTCCGCgatcgcctcctccgcctctGCCCCGACTGCGCCTGCCCACGGCACTGCCCCTGCCCCTGCGcgtcctccccctcctcctcgtcctccgcgGCCTTCGGCAGCGAGCTCGGCAGGGTCCACAGCCTCATCGAGCGGGAGCGCCGGGTCGCGCGCTCGCGCTCTGTCGCCGCGTCCGCCGTTGGCGACGATCAGAGTCGGCCCAAGTCGAGGGTCTGGGGCTGGGTGTCGTTCCGGaagccggcggcggccgcggcatGCAGGGATGTGGAGGAGGAGTACGACGACGCGGTGGCATTGGCGAGGTCGAGATCggtgtcggcggcggcggcgcatgcCAATGGGGCCTCGAAGGCGGGAGTGTGGGGGAGGCTCATCCCCGGGAAGATCAAGGCGCTGCACCATCAGAAGTCAAGCGCGCGGTGA